A window of the Phragmites australis chromosome 20, lpPhrAust1.1, whole genome shotgun sequence genome harbors these coding sequences:
- the LOC133902219 gene encoding bHLH transcription factor RHL1-like isoform X1 encodes MQPTAREMQAMAAAGQISLDDLRAAAGAVGGEHDDFLDQMLGVLPPSAWSDLSAAAGEKAPEGGAQGEGMQHQQQFGGGLYDESALLASRLRQHQISGGPGGGGAEAAAAKQMVMQQLADLRQGQHMMLQGMGHSTAGGGDGGLLLPLSLGSGGSSGDVQALLKAAANSSGGEAAGVFGSRFAGSLQQQQQQQHFQPHPQQQTAPMPSQGFGGGASGGASQPQAGASGGAAPPPRQRVRARRGQATDPHSIAERLRRERIAERMKALQELVPNANKTDKASMLDEIIDYVKFLQLQVKVLSMSRLGGAAAVAPLVADMSSEGRGGGAAAAAGSDGLAVTEQQVAKLMEEDMGTAMQYLQGKGLCLMPVSLASAISSAACHMRPPVPAGLGVGAVAHHMAAAMRLSGMNGGADAAAVPASPSMSVITAQSAMANGAGEGSHSQQQQQPKDAASVSKP; translated from the exons ATGCAGCCCACGGCACGGGAAATgcaggccatggccgccgccggccAGATCTCCCTCGACGACCTCCGCGCGGCCGCCGGTGCAGTCGGCGGCGAGCACGACGACTTCCTCGACCAGATGCTCGGCGTCCTGCCGCCGTCGGCGTGGTCCGACCTGTCCGCCGCGGCCGGCGAGAAGGCGCCGGAGGGCGGCGCGCAGGGGGAAGGGAtgcagcaccagcagcagtTCGGTGGGGGGTTGTACGACGAGTCCGCGCTGTTGGCGTCGCGGCTCCGGCAGCACCAGATCAGCGGCGgcccaggcggcggcggcgcggaggcaGCAGCGGCCAAGCAGATGGTGATGCAGCAGTTGGCCGATCTGAGGCAGGGCCAGCACATGATGCTCCAGGGCATGGGCCACTCGAcggccggcggcggggacggcggcctgctcctcccgctCTCCCTCGGCAGCGGCGGATCGAGCGGCGACGTGCAGGCGCTGCTGAAAGCCGCCGCTAATTCCTCC GGAGGAGAAGCCGCCGGCGTCTTCGGCAGCCGTTTCGCCGGATCGctccagcagcaacagcagcagcaacatttCCAGCCGCATCCGCAG CAGCAAACAGCGCCGATGCCGAGCCAGGGCTTCGGCGGAGGAGCGTCGGGTGGCGCGTCGCAACCACAGGCCGGGGCGTCGGGGggcgcggcgccgccgcccaGGCAGCGCGTGCGGGCGAGGCGCGGCCAGGCTACCGACCCACACAGCATCGCGGAGCGG CTCCGGAGAGAGAGGATCGCGGAGAGGATGAAGGCCCTGCAAGAGCTGGTGCCCAACGCCAACAAG ACGGACAAGGCGTCGATGCTGGACGAGATCATCGACTACGTCAAGTTCCTGCAGCTCCAAGTCAAG GTGCTGAGCATGAGCCGGTTAGGTGGCGCCGCTGCCGTCGCGCCGCTCGTGGCCGACATGTCCTCGGag gggcgaggaggcggcgcggcggcggcggcggggagcgaCGGCCTGGCGGTGACGGAGCAGCAGGTTGCCAAGCTGATGGAGGAGGACATGGGCACCGCCATGCAGTACCTGCAGGGGAAGGGCCTCTGCCTCATGCCCGTCTCCCTCGCCTCCGCCATCTCCTCCGCGGCGTGCCACATGCGCCCGCCGGTCCCGGCGGGGCTCGGCGTCGGCGCCGTGGCGCACCACATGGCGGCCGCCATGCGCTTGTCGGGCATGAACGGTGGCGCCGACgcagccgccgtgccggccTCGCCGAGCATGTCCGTGATCACGGCGCAGTCGGCCATGGCCAACGGCGCCGGCGAGGGCTCTCACtcgcagcaacagcagcagcccaAGGACGCCGCCTCCGTGTCCAAGCCGTGA
- the LOC133902219 gene encoding bHLH transcription factor RHL1-like isoform X2 → MQPTAREMQAMAAAGQISLDDLRAAAGAVGGEHDDFLDQMLGVLPPSAWSDLSAAAGEKAPEGGAQGEGMQHQQQFGGGLYDESALLASRLRQHQISGGPGGGGAEAAAAKQMVMQQLADLRQGQHMMLQGMGHSTAGGGDGGLLLPLSLGSGGSSGDVQALLKAAANSSGGEAAGVFGSRFAGSLQQQQQQQHFQPHPQQTAPMPSQGFGGGASGGASQPQAGASGGAAPPPRQRVRARRGQATDPHSIAERLRRERIAERMKALQELVPNANKTDKASMLDEIIDYVKFLQLQVKVLSMSRLGGAAAVAPLVADMSSEGRGGGAAAAAGSDGLAVTEQQVAKLMEEDMGTAMQYLQGKGLCLMPVSLASAISSAACHMRPPVPAGLGVGAVAHHMAAAMRLSGMNGGADAAAVPASPSMSVITAQSAMANGAGEGSHSQQQQQPKDAASVSKP, encoded by the exons ATGCAGCCCACGGCACGGGAAATgcaggccatggccgccgccggccAGATCTCCCTCGACGACCTCCGCGCGGCCGCCGGTGCAGTCGGCGGCGAGCACGACGACTTCCTCGACCAGATGCTCGGCGTCCTGCCGCCGTCGGCGTGGTCCGACCTGTCCGCCGCGGCCGGCGAGAAGGCGCCGGAGGGCGGCGCGCAGGGGGAAGGGAtgcagcaccagcagcagtTCGGTGGGGGGTTGTACGACGAGTCCGCGCTGTTGGCGTCGCGGCTCCGGCAGCACCAGATCAGCGGCGgcccaggcggcggcggcgcggaggcaGCAGCGGCCAAGCAGATGGTGATGCAGCAGTTGGCCGATCTGAGGCAGGGCCAGCACATGATGCTCCAGGGCATGGGCCACTCGAcggccggcggcggggacggcggcctgctcctcccgctCTCCCTCGGCAGCGGCGGATCGAGCGGCGACGTGCAGGCGCTGCTGAAAGCCGCCGCTAATTCCTCC GGAGGAGAAGCCGCCGGCGTCTTCGGCAGCCGTTTCGCCGGATCGctccagcagcaacagcagcagcaacatttCCAGCCGCATCCGCAG CAAACAGCGCCGATGCCGAGCCAGGGCTTCGGCGGAGGAGCGTCGGGTGGCGCGTCGCAACCACAGGCCGGGGCGTCGGGGggcgcggcgccgccgcccaGGCAGCGCGTGCGGGCGAGGCGCGGCCAGGCTACCGACCCACACAGCATCGCGGAGCGG CTCCGGAGAGAGAGGATCGCGGAGAGGATGAAGGCCCTGCAAGAGCTGGTGCCCAACGCCAACAAG ACGGACAAGGCGTCGATGCTGGACGAGATCATCGACTACGTCAAGTTCCTGCAGCTCCAAGTCAAG GTGCTGAGCATGAGCCGGTTAGGTGGCGCCGCTGCCGTCGCGCCGCTCGTGGCCGACATGTCCTCGGag gggcgaggaggcggcgcggcggcggcggcggggagcgaCGGCCTGGCGGTGACGGAGCAGCAGGTTGCCAAGCTGATGGAGGAGGACATGGGCACCGCCATGCAGTACCTGCAGGGGAAGGGCCTCTGCCTCATGCCCGTCTCCCTCGCCTCCGCCATCTCCTCCGCGGCGTGCCACATGCGCCCGCCGGTCCCGGCGGGGCTCGGCGTCGGCGCCGTGGCGCACCACATGGCGGCCGCCATGCGCTTGTCGGGCATGAACGGTGGCGCCGACgcagccgccgtgccggccTCGCCGAGCATGTCCGTGATCACGGCGCAGTCGGCCATGGCCAACGGCGCCGGCGAGGGCTCTCACtcgcagcaacagcagcagcccaAGGACGCCGCCTCCGTGTCCAAGCCGTGA